A stretch of Tripterygium wilfordii isolate XIE 37 chromosome 11, ASM1340144v1, whole genome shotgun sequence DNA encodes these proteins:
- the LOC120008999 gene encoding probable leucine-rich repeat receptor-like protein kinase At1g35710, whose amino-acid sequence MKPIAFSLFFLSIFLLITLFLIVASDSTEEAQALLRWKASFQNHTQPLLSSWSILNSTNVSHCTWFGVSCNTAGSITVINLTSCGILGTLYNFSFSSFSNLSSFNLSMNAFHGFIPPELNHLSNLIHLDLSMNQFSGQIPPTLAQLTLLETLVLNDNKLNGSIPQEIGHELKSLIELHLHNNFLGGSIPTSLGNMSHLTNLNLYNNSLSGSIPPELGQLSKLVILHLHQNQLSGQIPPTLGQLTNLVILWLRENQLSGQIPPIFGKLTHLESLALSTNQLNGSIPQEIGHELKSLKGVVMDNNFLDGSIPTSFGNMSQLTNLNLANNSLSGSIPPELGELSKLVILQLSINRLFGSIPPTLGQLTHLEALVLTDNQLNGSIPQEIGNMSNLTNLNLHNNSLSGSIPPELGQLSKLVFLKLSINRLSGLIPPTIWLLSTLKGLHLHHNRLSGQIPPTLVQLTHLEALALNDNQLNGSIPQEIGHELKSLIELHLHNNFLVGPIPTSLGSMSNLTNLNLFNTSLSGSIPPELGELSKLFFLQLDQNQLNGSIPREMGNLSSVYYLDLSNNQLSGQIPTSFDGLKSIGYLYLYGNNLSGSIPKEIGNLTALVHLQFSSNQLSGSLPASLGKLSRLENLQLSQNLFSGSIPIEIGNLTKLTNLHLFDNLLTGQLPEIICSGRSLQRFGISNNHLVGSVPKDIRNCTSLTRVRLEDNQLEGNIDADFGVYPNLIFIDMSRNRFSGEISPKWGLCSRLATLWITRNNISGKIPPEIGNSTQLHDLDFSMNHMVGEIPIELGKLTNLLNLRLNGNHLSGRIPPELGSLTDLKVLDLSRNILSFMPDSIGALSNLHDLNLSCNKFSQRIPIQISEIIHLSQLDLSHNMLIGEIPAQFTKLEDLVTLNLSFNNLSGPIPNTKVFQGVPAEAFQGNKGLCGNVSGLQPCQLPHREDKHGSKKRYKIVFIVVFPLLGALAICFVIIIVFCNFQRRRKGDPENNKQSLTLSILDSVVKFEDILEATNNFDVMYCIGEGVHGIVYKVDLPSGDIVAVKRFHSLLDSSNSADQKEFFNEVKALTEIKHRNVVKLHGFCIHSKYTFLVYDYLQRGSLAKILSNDEEAKELDWCRRMNVIKGVSHALSYMHHDLSLPIIHRDISSKNILLDMEYEAHVSDFGTAKLLKQDSSNWSKLAGTYGYIAPELAYTMKMTEKCDVYSFGVLTLEVLKGSHPGDIMSSASSSSSATLQVKLNDLLDQRLSPPRYKVLDKLNRILEVAISCIDVNPQCRPAMQLVSKLLSN is encoded by the exons TCATCCCTCCTGAACTCAATCATCTCTCCAACCTCATCCACCTTGATTTATCGATGAATCAGTTTTCAGGGCAAATCCCACCTACACTTGCCCAGCTAACTCTTCTGGAGACTCTTGTGCTCAATGATAATAAACTAAACGGCTCAATTCCTCAAGAAATTGGTCATGAGCTAAAGTCCCTCATTGAGCTTCACCTGCACAATAATTTTCTAGGTGGATccattccaacttctttgggtAATATGAGTCACTTGACTAATTTGAATCTCTACAATAATTCACTATCTGGTTCCATCCCACCAGAACTTGGTCAGCTCTCCAAGCTTGTGATCCTTCACTTACACCAAAATCAGTTGTCAGGGCAAATCCCACCTACACTCGGCCAGCTAACTAATCTGGTGATTCTTTGGCTCAGAGAGAATCAGTTGTCAGGGCAAATCCCACCTATATTTGGCAAGCTAACTCATCTCGAGTCCCTTGCGCTCAGTACCAATCAACTAAATGGCTCGATTCCTCAAGAAATAGGTCATGAGCTAAAGTCCCTTAAAGGGGTTGTCATGGACAACAACTTTCTAGATGGATCCATTCCAACTTCTTTTGGAAATATGAGTCAGTTGACTAATTTGAATCTCGCCAATAATTCACTTTCCGGTTCCATCCCACCAGAACTTGGTGAGCTCTCCAAGCTTGTCATCCTTCAGTTGTCAATAAACAGACTTTTCGGGTCAATTCCACCTACACTTGGCCAGCTAACTCATCTTGAGGCTCTTGTGCTCACTGATAATCAACTAAATGGCTCAATTCCCCAAGAAATAGGTAATATGAGTAACTTGACTAACTTGAATCTCCACAATAATTCACTATCCGGTTCCATCCCACCTGAACTTGGTCAGCTCTCCAAGCTTGTCTTCCTTAAGTTGTCAATCAATAGACTTTCAGGGTTAATTCCACCTACAATTTGGCTGTTGAGCACTCTTAAGGGCCTTCACTTACATCACAATCGATTGTCAGGGCAAATCCCACCTACACTTGTCCAGCTAACTCATCTTGAGGCTCTTGCGCTCAATGATAATCAACTAAATGGCTCAATTCCTCAAGAGATAGGTCATGAGCTAAAGTCCCTCATTGAGCTTCACCTCCACAATAACTTTCTAGTTGGACccattccaacttctttgggtAGCATGAGTAACTTGACTAACTTGAATCTTTTCAATACTTCACTATCCGGTTCTATCCCACCAGAACTTGGCGAGCTCTCCAAGCTTTTCTTCCTTCAATTGGATCAAAATCAGCTAAACGGTTCGATTCCTCGGGAAATGGGAAATCTGAGCTCTGTTTATTATCTAGATCTGAGCAATAATCAACTCAGTGGTCAAATTCCAACATCATTTGATGGTCTAAAAAGTATCGGTTATCTTTACCTGTACGGTAACAATCTATCTGGCAGCATACCTAAAGAGATTGGAAACTTGACGGCTCTTGTTCACTTGCAGTTCAGTAGTAATCAACTCAGTGGTTCACTTCCAGCTTCCCTTGGAAAGTTGAGCAGATTAGAGAATTTGCAGCTTagtcaaaatttattttctgggTCCATTCCTATAGAAATAGGAAACTTGACGAAGTTGACAAATCTTCATTTGTTTGACAATCTGCTCACTGGTCAGTTACCGGAAATTATTTGTAGCGGTAGATCACTCCAGCGTTTTGGCATAAGCAACAACCATTTGGTAGGCTCCGTACCCAAAGACATTAGAAACTGCACAAGCTTGACTAGAGTTCGCCTTGAAGACAACCAACTAGAAGGAAATATAGATGCTGACTTTGGAGTCTATCCAAACTTGATCTTTATTGACATGAGTCGCAATCGATTTTCTGGAGAAATCTCACCTAAATGGGGTCTATGCTCACGATTAGCCACTCTATGGATTACTAGGAATAACATTAGTGGTAAGATACCTCCAGAGATTGGAAATTCGACACAGCTACatgatcttgatttttctatgaATCATATGGTCGGGGAGATTCCAATAGAGTTGGGAAAGTTGActaatttgttgaatctgaGGTTGAATGGAAATCATCTTTCTGGCCGTATTCCTCCTGAGCTCGGATCACTTACCGATCTCAAAGTTCTCGACTTATCAAGGAACATATTGAGCTTTATGCCAGATAGCATTGGAGCCTTGTCGAATCTCCATGACTTGAATTTGAGTTGCAACAAATTCAGCCAAAGAattccaattcaaatttcagaaATAATTCACCTTTCTCAACTTGATTTGAGTCATAACATGCTTATCGGAGAAATACCAGCACAATTCACCAAGTTGGAAGACCTAGTGACCCTAAATCTTTCTTTCAATAATCTTTCGGGTCCTATTCCAAACACCAAAGTATTTCAAGGTGTTCCGGCGGAAGCATTCCAAGGAAACAAAGGATTGTGTGGCAATGTGAGTGGATTGCaaccatgtcagctgccacacAGGGAAGATAAACATGGTTCAAAGAAGAGATATAAGATTGTGTTTATAGTTGTGTTTCCTCTCTTGGGAGCACTTGCTATATGCTTTGTGATAATTATTGTGTTTTGTAATTTCCAAAGACGAAGGAAGGGCGACCCTGAGAACAACAAGCAATCACTTACATTATCTATTCTTGATAGCGTAGTGAAATTTGAAGACATCTTGGAAGCAACTAACAACTTCGATGTCATGTATTGCATTGGGGAAGGAGTTCATGGAATTGTCTATAAAGTTGACCTTCCATCGGGTGATATTGTAGCTGTCAAGAGATTCCACAGTTTACTTGACAGTAGCAATTCAGCAGATCAAAAGGAGTTTTTCAATGAGGTCAAGGCCTTAACAGAGATAAAGCATCGGAATGTTGTGAAACTCCATGGCTTCTGCATACATTCAAAATACACATTCTTAGTCTATGATTATCTTCAGAGAGGTAGCCTGGCCAAAATTCTAAGCAACGACGAGGAAGCGAAAGAATTGGATTGGTGTAGGAGGATGAATGTCATCAAAGGGGTCTCGCACGCCTTGTCTTACATGCACCATGATTTGTCATTGCCAATCATTCATCGAGACATATCgagcaaaaatattttattagacATGGAATACGAAGCTCATGTTTCTGACTTTGGCACCGCTAAGCTTCTCAAGCAGGACTCATCTAATTGGTCAAAACTAGCTGGAACATATGGATACATCGCACCAG AGCTTGCTTATACAATGAAGATGACTGAAAAATGTGACGTATATAGCTTTGGAGTGTTGACACTAGAAGTTCTCAAAGGGAGTCATCCAGGCGATATCATGTCAAgtgcatcatcttcatcttctgccACTCTACAAGTTAAACTTAATGATTTGTTAGACCAACGCCTTTCACCTCCACGGTACAAGGTTCTTGATAAACTGAACCGCATCTTAGAGGTGGCCATTTCATGCATAGATGTGAATCCACAATGTAGGCCGGCAATGCAACTCGTTTCTAAGTTACTATCCAACTGA